A window of the Chryseobacterium arthrosphaerae genome harbors these coding sequences:
- a CDS encoding gliding motility lipoprotein GldH, whose product MRKILGLFSLILFFSCNSSSNEEIIMNSVDNKWNKKSEQKFNLEISDPQNPKNIIFVVRNNNNYPYSNIRFIVNFTNLQNKKKETDTLNYILAKPNGEWLGTGFGDTKETLFQYKVNYTFPVKGKYEIGLIQAMRNDDLPGIEDVGVKIESVTINNGREQEKHGK is encoded by the coding sequence ATGCGTAAAATTTTAGGATTATTTTCCCTTATCCTTTTCTTTAGCTGTAACTCTTCCTCAAACGAAGAGATCATTATGAATTCCGTTGATAACAAATGGAATAAGAAAAGTGAACAAAAATTTAATCTTGAGATTTCAGATCCGCAGAATCCTAAAAATATTATATTTGTCGTAAGAAACAACAACAATTATCCTTACAGTAATATAAGGTTTATTGTCAACTTCACCAATCTCCAGAATAAGAAAAAAGAGACCGATACGCTGAATTATATATTGGCAAAACCGAACGGAGAATGGCTTGGTACAGGTTTTGGTGACACGAAGGAAACATTGTTTCAGTATAAAGTAAATTACACATTCCCGGTAAAAGGAAAATACGAAATCGGGCTGATACAGGCCATGAGAAATGATGATCTTCCGGGAATTGAGGATGTTGGAGTAAAAATAGAAAGCGTAACCATAAATAATGGAAGAGAACAAGAAAAACACGGGAAATAA
- a CDS encoding transglycosylase domain-containing protein has protein sequence MEENKKNTGNKGKTFPLPPKKKNTSWKKWVSFIWIGLIAVVLGISGLFFSVSQGFLGEMPDVKELENPNIFVASEIISSDGVVLGKFEKEKTQPIVYKDLPPYLIYALQAKEDERFKEHSGIDLYSIARAVAYGGGRGGGSTITQQLAKLLFTGTASQNKIERAFQKLKEWVVAVSLEKRYTKEEIITLYFNKFDFLFNANGIEMASRVYFNKKTSELTLPEAATFVAMLENPRKNNPYRYPEKAKERRNVVLDQMQKTGYINEETYQKAINTPIEVDFHPIKSITDGYSAYYKFYLRKEIDKYLEANEKETGKKLNLYKDGLKIYVTLDSKMQKYAEESIKEHLTDLQKRFDAEQRGRKNRPFYYLNDKQIKDVMVQAMKRTGRYKLLKADGMPEDSIMMEFKKPIKTSRFTWAGEEEVEMSPWDSIRYHKQIAQAGLMSMVPGTGEIKAWVGGIDWQHFQYDHIKQGKRQVGSTFKPFVYATAIMKLGMTPCSTVSNGTYDHKGWHVPGRGGMLTLKDALAHSQNPVAARLIEMTGVDAVIQTARDLGVTEDIPRNNTIALGSSDITIYEMLGAYSTFANYGNHNKPEMIWRIEDANGRVIKEINVEPKEVMNPMYAYTMIELMKGVAQYGTASGELGRRGISKAVEIAAKTGTTQNNSDGWFMGITPKLATGAWVGWEDRATHFFGTGEGQGAKMALPIWAIFMKKVWADKTLGITPDDKFVKPSDWKDGCSNLKGLGGGYGDDGSLQTIDEIKNPRPVDPTPKKPTEKKEDNINENLHSNDEVDFNK, from the coding sequence ATGGAAGAGAACAAGAAAAACACGGGAAATAAGGGGAAAACATTTCCACTGCCTCCCAAAAAGAAAAACACCTCCTGGAAAAAATGGGTTTCATTTATTTGGATCGGGCTCATTGCGGTAGTTCTGGGAATTTCAGGACTTTTCTTTTCGGTTTCTCAAGGGTTCCTTGGGGAAATGCCGGATGTAAAAGAACTTGAAAACCCGAATATCTTCGTCGCTTCTGAGATCATTTCATCAGATGGGGTTGTTTTAGGTAAGTTTGAGAAAGAAAAAACACAGCCTATTGTTTATAAGGACCTTCCTCCTTATCTTATCTATGCCCTTCAGGCTAAAGAAGATGAACGTTTTAAGGAACATTCAGGAATAGACCTGTACTCTATCGCCAGAGCTGTAGCTTATGGTGGTGGCCGTGGTGGGGGTTCTACCATTACCCAGCAGCTGGCAAAACTTCTTTTTACAGGAACAGCTTCTCAGAATAAAATTGAGAGAGCCTTCCAGAAACTGAAAGAATGGGTAGTAGCGGTAAGTCTCGAAAAAAGATACACCAAAGAAGAGATCATCACTCTTTATTTCAATAAATTCGACTTCCTTTTCAATGCCAATGGTATTGAAATGGCTTCCAGGGTTTATTTTAACAAAAAAACTTCAGAATTGACACTTCCTGAAGCAGCTACATTTGTAGCCATGCTTGAGAATCCGAGAAAAAACAACCCATACAGATATCCTGAAAAAGCCAAGGAGAGAAGAAATGTGGTACTGGATCAGATGCAGAAAACAGGATACATCAATGAGGAAACCTATCAAAAGGCGATCAACACTCCTATTGAAGTAGATTTCCACCCTATCAAAAGCATTACTGACGGATATTCGGCTTATTATAAATTCTATCTTAGAAAAGAAATTGATAAGTATCTTGAAGCCAACGAAAAAGAAACCGGCAAAAAACTTAACCTTTACAAGGACGGTTTAAAAATATATGTGACCCTTGATTCTAAAATGCAGAAGTATGCTGAAGAATCGATCAAGGAACATTTAACAGATCTTCAGAAAAGGTTTGATGCAGAACAGAGAGGAAGAAAAAACAGACCTTTCTACTATTTGAATGACAAGCAGATCAAGGACGTTATGGTTCAGGCTATGAAAAGAACCGGTCGTTATAAGCTGTTGAAAGCAGATGGAATGCCTGAAGACTCCATCATGATGGAATTCAAAAAACCGATCAAGACCTCAAGGTTTACTTGGGCTGGAGAAGAAGAGGTTGAAATGTCTCCGTGGGATTCTATCAGATACCACAAGCAAATTGCACAGGCAGGCTTGATGTCTATGGTTCCGGGAACCGGTGAAATTAAAGCCTGGGTAGGAGGTATCGACTGGCAGCACTTCCAGTATGACCACATCAAACAGGGTAAGAGACAGGTAGGATCTACCTTCAAGCCGTTCGTATATGCAACAGCCATTATGAAGCTGGGAATGACGCCTTGTTCAACAGTTTCCAACGGAACTTACGATCACAAAGGGTGGCATGTTCCGGGTAGAGGCGGAATGCTTACATTGAAAGATGCACTGGCACACTCTCAAAACCCGGTTGCCGCAAGACTTATTGAAATGACCGGAGTAGATGCGGTAATTCAGACAGCAAGAGACCTGGGGGTAACGGAAGATATCCCAAGAAACAATACCATAGCCCTGGGTTCATCAGATATTACCATTTATGAAATGCTCGGTGCTTACAGTACTTTTGCCAACTACGGAAATCACAACAAACCGGAAATGATCTGGAGAATTGAAGATGCCAATGGTAGAGTAATCAAGGAAATCAACGTAGAACCTAAAGAAGTAATGAATCCTATGTATGCCTACACCATGATCGAACTGATGAAAGGTGTTGCACAATATGGTACAGCTTCGGGAGAATTAGGAAGAAGAGGTATCTCAAAAGCTGTAGAAATTGCAGCCAAAACAGGTACTACCCAGAATAACTCAGACGGTTGGTTTATGGGAATTACTCCAAAACTGGCTACCGGAGCATGGGTTGGATGGGAAGACAGAGCAACCCACTTCTTCGGAACCGGGGAAGGTCAGGGAGCTAAAATGGCGCTGCCAATCTGGGCCATCTTCATGAAGAAAGTCTGGGCAGACAAAACTCTAGGCATTACACCTGATGACAAGTTTGTCAAGCCTTCAGACTGGAAAGACGGATGTTCAAACCTTAAAGGCCTTGGCGGAGGATACGGAGATGACGGAAGCCTTCAGACCATTGACGAGATCAAAAATCCGAGACCTGTAGACCCAACACCTAAAAAACCTACAGAAAAGAAAGAGGACAATATCAATGAAAACCTTCATTCTAACGATGAGGTAGATTTTAATAAATAA
- a CDS encoding protein adenylyltransferase SelO — MNIERIRQPFLKKFPGDFSNNPMQRNTPKVLFATIKPAGFDKPELIAFNAELSEEIGLGTFEDKDLDFLVGNHLPENVQTYATAYAGHQFGNWAGQLGDGRAILAGEIVNDNGKTTEIQWKGAGATPYSRHADGRAVLRSSVREYMMSEAMFHLGVPTTRALSLAFTGEDVVRDIMYNGNPELEKGAVIIRTAASFIRFGHFELMSAQQEYKTLQDLTDFTIARYFPEITSSGQQKYKDFFENICTRTADLMVEWFRVGFVHGVMNTDNMSILGLTIDYGPYSMMDEYDLNFTPNTTDLPGRRYAFGKQGQISQWNLWQLANALHPIIKDEKFLEDTLNRYGTYFWEAHDAMLCRKFGFDGLRKDDEEFFTNWQGLMQELQLDHTLFFNQLEKLSSGADLKALFGATSYTLLNEEKLNKLQNFIRTYESRINSNTISKEESLAMMKTANPKFILRNYLLYECIEEIGNGKTEMLDKLTLALKNPYEEMFPEFSGKRPAGYDDTAGCSTLSCSS, encoded by the coding sequence ATGAATATCGAACGCATCAGACAGCCTTTTCTCAAGAAATTTCCAGGTGATTTTTCTAATAATCCCATGCAGAGAAACACACCTAAAGTTTTATTTGCCACCATTAAGCCTGCAGGCTTTGACAAACCTGAGCTCATTGCCTTCAATGCAGAACTTTCTGAAGAAATAGGCCTTGGAACATTTGAAGATAAAGACCTGGATTTTCTGGTGGGAAACCATCTTCCCGAAAATGTTCAGACCTATGCTACAGCTTATGCAGGGCATCAGTTTGGGAATTGGGCAGGGCAACTGGGAGATGGAAGAGCGATCCTGGCAGGAGAGATTGTCAATGACAATGGAAAAACAACCGAAATTCAGTGGAAAGGAGCCGGCGCTACTCCGTATTCAAGGCATGCAGATGGAAGAGCTGTATTAAGATCTTCAGTACGGGAATATATGATGAGTGAGGCAATGTTTCATTTGGGCGTTCCTACAACAAGGGCTCTCAGTTTAGCATTTACCGGGGAAGATGTGGTGCGTGATATCATGTACAACGGAAATCCTGAGCTTGAGAAAGGCGCAGTGATCATAAGAACAGCTGCCAGCTTTATCCGGTTCGGACATTTTGAACTGATGTCTGCGCAACAGGAATATAAAACCCTGCAGGACCTTACCGATTTTACCATAGCCCGTTATTTCCCGGAAATCACCTCTTCAGGACAACAGAAATACAAAGATTTTTTTGAAAACATATGCACCCGGACTGCAGACCTTATGGTAGAATGGTTCAGGGTCGGATTTGTACATGGGGTGATGAATACGGATAACATGTCTATCCTGGGACTTACCATCGATTACGGCCCCTATTCTATGATGGATGAATACGATTTGAATTTCACCCCGAATACAACAGACCTTCCCGGAAGAAGATACGCTTTTGGGAAACAGGGCCAGATCTCCCAATGGAATCTTTGGCAGCTTGCCAATGCACTCCACCCTATCATTAAAGATGAAAAATTTCTGGAAGACACATTGAACCGTTATGGCACTTATTTCTGGGAGGCCCATGATGCCATGCTGTGCAGGAAGTTTGGATTTGACGGGCTGAGAAAAGATGATGAGGAATTTTTCACCAACTGGCAGGGACTGATGCAGGAACTACAGCTTGACCACACCCTGTTTTTCAATCAGTTGGAAAAACTAAGTTCCGGTGCAGATCTGAAAGCATTATTCGGTGCCACTTCCTATACTTTATTAAATGAAGAAAAACTGAATAAACTGCAAAACTTCATCAGAACTTATGAATCCCGGATCAATTCAAATACGATTTCAAAGGAAGAGTCTTTAGCGATGATGAAAACAGCCAATCCGAAATTCATTCTCAGAAATTATTTACTTTATGAATGCATTGAAGAGATTGGCAATGGAAAAACAGAAATGCTGGATAAATTAACCCTTGCTTTGAAAAATCCTTACGAAGAAATGTTTCCGGAATTTTCTGGCAAAAGGCCTGCCGGTTATGATGACACTGCCGGATGTTCCACCCTATCCTGCAGCTCGTAA
- a CDS encoding T9SS-dependent choice-of-anchor J family protein has protein sequence MKKIILSLSLLMGMAVHSQTVLLDEGFESYTNFAISNIGSWTTLDLDGLRTYTGGGPVVGGTTSAGWTANWANAAQPMAFQIFNLSASNATNNATSTAADEEVRNFSPHGGQKCAVSWAGVPANGVTANNDWLITPSLTLGANSNTLTFWVKALSPDFVESYKVGIYTGTGTPTTAASFTIISSPATSTAPFAAWQQVTINLDAYAGQTVKIGFQYMSADKYMFMLDDVKVTTAGSLATHEVSKTKSDMSVYPNPTKGEINIKTDKKIKATSIVDMSGKTLNRADSGKADVSSLPKGTYLMKVDFTDGTTTTEKIIKQ, from the coding sequence ATGAAAAAAATTATACTTTCCTTAAGTTTATTAATGGGAATGGCAGTGCATTCTCAAACAGTTTTGCTCGATGAGGGCTTTGAATCATACACCAATTTTGCCATCAGTAATATTGGCAGCTGGACTACACTAGACCTGGACGGCTTGAGAACATATACAGGCGGAGGCCCTGTAGTAGGTGGCACGACATCTGCAGGCTGGACAGCAAACTGGGCAAATGCCGCACAACCAATGGCATTTCAGATTTTCAATCTTTCCGCAAGCAATGCAACCAACAATGCAACATCCACTGCCGCTGATGAGGAAGTCAGAAATTTCAGCCCGCACGGAGGACAAAAATGTGCAGTTTCATGGGCCGGAGTTCCTGCCAATGGAGTGACCGCCAATAATGACTGGCTGATAACCCCTTCCTTAACTTTAGGTGCCAATTCAAACACATTAACTTTTTGGGTAAAAGCATTATCTCCTGATTTTGTTGAAAGTTACAAAGTAGGGATTTATACAGGAACCGGTACCCCAACAACAGCAGCCAGTTTTACCATTATTTCTTCACCGGCCACATCCACAGCTCCCTTCGCAGCATGGCAGCAGGTCACCATTAACCTGGATGCCTATGCAGGGCAAACTGTAAAAATAGGATTCCAGTATATGTCTGCAGATAAATATATGTTTATGCTGGATGATGTAAAAGTAACTACGGCAGGAAGCCTGGCAACTCATGAAGTTTCAAAAACGAAATCCGATATGTCTGTTTATCCTAATCCTACCAAAGGAGAAATCAATATTAAAACAGATAAAAAAATAAAAGCAACATCTATTGTCGATATGTCAGGAAAAACACTCAACAGAGCAGATTCCGGAAAGGCAGATGTTTCGTCTCTTCCGAAAGGAACTTATCTGATGAAGGTAGACTTTACCGACGGAACTACTACGACCGAAAAAATAATCAAACAGTAA
- a CDS encoding DUF6080 domain-containing protein, whose amino-acid sequence MSLIKTKLINFFKLVFPSSYTELAVFLFFITGYGILGSYIACHYRIIFDSRIPWDAYFSFDNKSIIMSGGSFERHPLSYYFFNGIREFALLISGGKMDMTFRLTLAWLSNLVISLNILQIFKYLKNIIRLPIEFSFFIVLFFGLFSTNIILSFTPENFTYTLFFLSLYNHYAAIKLRKEEKIPASALTLAGITIGGLTITNFVKVFIPILFEKNLFKNWKKFGNAAFRVTIAVICYILLYLNRIDFKYQTIFSKTNQQYEKFSNVETMPTWDMIASFFFGGNILFPSFTISDKHNMKGFHFKAIYMELYSSAFSYIFVAVLLLLTGWSYCKNFRNKWVQVIMISFFVDIIIHCIMKFGLHTSYIYGGHFVFVYPLLIGWLLYAYRSSPKILFFLMFTVGVLFFYLLCNNLLRMSEFLWFTERYYQ is encoded by the coding sequence GTGTCTCTTATCAAAACAAAACTCATTAATTTTTTTAAATTAGTTTTTCCTTCATCCTATACCGAGCTGGCCGTTTTTCTTTTTTTCATTACCGGCTACGGAATTCTGGGGTCTTATATCGCCTGTCATTACAGAATTATCTTCGACAGCAGAATCCCATGGGATGCTTATTTCAGTTTTGACAACAAGTCTATCATCATGAGTGGCGGCAGCTTTGAAAGACATCCTCTATCCTATTATTTTTTTAACGGCATCAGGGAATTTGCTTTATTAATTTCCGGAGGAAAAATGGATATGACATTCAGGCTTACATTAGCATGGCTGAGCAATCTTGTCATCAGCCTGAATATCCTTCAGATTTTCAAATATCTAAAAAATATCATCAGGCTGCCGATTGAATTCAGCTTTTTCATTGTGCTGTTTTTCGGTCTGTTTTCCACCAATATCATTCTGTCATTTACACCTGAAAACTTCACCTACACCTTATTTTTTCTCAGCCTGTACAATCATTATGCAGCTATCAAGCTTAGGAAAGAAGAGAAAATTCCGGCATCAGCATTAACGTTGGCAGGCATTACCATAGGCGGACTTACGATAACCAATTTCGTAAAGGTTTTCATCCCGATTCTGTTTGAAAAAAACCTTTTTAAAAACTGGAAAAAATTTGGAAATGCAGCCTTCAGAGTTACAATAGCTGTTATTTGTTATATACTCCTTTATCTGAACAGGATCGATTTCAAATACCAGACGATCTTCTCCAAAACGAACCAGCAGTATGAAAAATTCTCCAATGTAGAAACCATGCCTACATGGGATATGATCGCCTCCTTCTTTTTCGGAGGGAACATTCTTTTTCCAAGCTTTACCATTTCGGATAAGCATAATATGAAAGGTTTTCACTTTAAAGCCATTTATATGGAACTGTATTCGTCTGCATTTTCCTATATTTTTGTAGCAGTATTATTACTTCTGACAGGTTGGAGTTATTGTAAAAATTTCAGGAACAAATGGGTGCAGGTTATCATGATTTCATTTTTCGTCGATATCATTATTCATTGCATCATGAAGTTCGGGCTCCATACTTCCTATATCTATGGCGGGCATTTTGTTTTTGTTTATCCGCTGTTGATCGGATGGCTGCTGTACGCTTACAGATCATCCCCTAAAATATTATTTTTCTTAATGTTTACCGTGGGGGTATTATTCTTCTATCTTTTGTGTAATAATTTACTCAGGATGTCAGAATTCCTCTGGTTTACGGAAAGGTATTATCAATAA
- a CDS encoding SGNH/GDSL hydrolase family protein — MKKIIISTIAVSALLFTVTSCKTDFDTDVKDIQVSKGSADFTRYVALGNSLTSGYRDGALYIDGQNESYPSMIAQQMKLVGGGEFKQPLMADNNGGLILATSPTSTLQIANTKLYIKGFVDGSPELDNANGNVATTVVNTVLSGPFNNLGVPGAKVAHLLAPGYGNVQGVAPKTANPYFVRFASEPNTSVIADFKKQNPTFFSLWIGNNDALLYALAGADSSVETLTPPAQFAQYYNMLIDQIASTNAKGVIANIPSVTSVPALTTIPTNPLTAAVLGKGNVAAGEAAIDDLNKNVYGPLSQILTALGAGDRIKPLSKTAANPLLIKDESITNLGAQITAAAAGSGNPTLVALSVYLGATYGQARQAKAGDLIPLTTKAAIGTLETLPPGIPASLGARGVAYPFADKYVLVPSEITEINTAIDAYNVTIKAAATAKGYAFVDANAKLKELSNTSGIVWDGVKYTAKFVSGGAFSLDGVHLTGRGYGVIANEFIKAINAGYNSSLPQVDPNKYSGVKFP; from the coding sequence ATGAAAAAAATTATAATATCGACTATTGCTGTTTCTGCACTTCTTTTTACAGTAACCAGCTGTAAAACCGATTTTGATACTGATGTGAAAGACATTCAGGTGTCAAAAGGAAGCGCCGATTTTACAAGATATGTTGCCCTGGGAAATTCCCTTACTTCCGGATATAGAGACGGAGCTCTTTATATTGACGGACAGAATGAATCTTATCCGTCAATGATCGCTCAGCAGATGAAATTAGTGGGTGGAGGAGAATTCAAACAGCCTTTAATGGCAGATAATAACGGAGGACTTATTCTGGCTACTTCGCCAACATCTACTTTGCAGATTGCCAATACAAAACTTTATATTAAAGGCTTTGTTGATGGAAGTCCTGAACTGGATAATGCCAATGGTAACGTAGCAACAACAGTTGTAAACACTGTACTTTCCGGTCCTTTTAATAATCTGGGTGTTCCGGGAGCTAAAGTAGCTCATTTATTGGCTCCGGGTTACGGAAATGTTCAGGGAGTAGCTCCGAAAACAGCGAATCCTTATTTCGTAAGATTTGCATCTGAACCCAATACTTCTGTGATTGCAGATTTTAAAAAACAGAATCCTACATTCTTCTCTTTATGGATCGGGAATAATGACGCTTTATTATATGCTTTAGCCGGTGCGGACAGTTCAGTGGAAACATTGACGCCTCCGGCACAGTTTGCACAGTATTATAATATGCTGATTGATCAGATTGCAAGTACTAATGCTAAAGGAGTAATCGCCAATATTCCAAGTGTAACTTCTGTTCCTGCTTTGACTACAATTCCTACAAATCCTCTGACAGCAGCTGTTTTAGGAAAAGGAAATGTTGCTGCTGGTGAAGCTGCAATTGATGATCTGAATAAGAACGTATATGGGCCTTTGAGCCAGATTTTAACAGCACTGGGAGCTGGTGACAGAATCAAACCGCTTTCTAAAACTGCAGCCAACCCATTGTTGATTAAAGATGAAAGCATTACCAATTTAGGGGCACAAATCACGGCGGCAGCGGCAGGTTCCGGAAATCCGACTTTAGTGGCTCTTTCTGTTTACCTTGGTGCTACTTACGGACAGGCAAGACAGGCCAAAGCAGGAGATCTTATTCCTTTGACAACAAAAGCTGCTATCGGTACCCTTGAAACACTTCCTCCAGGTATCCCGGCATCTCTTGGAGCCAGAGGAGTGGCTTACCCGTTTGCAGATAAATATGTTTTGGTTCCGTCTGAGATTACAGAAATCAATACCGCAATTGATGCTTATAACGTGACAATTAAAGCCGCAGCTACTGCAAAAGGCTATGCTTTTGTAGATGCTAATGCTAAATTAAAAGAACTTTCCAACACTTCAGGAATTGTTTGGGATGGAGTAAAATATACGGCTAAATTTGTATCAGGAGGAGCATTCTCTTTAGATGGTGTTCACTTAACAGGTAGAGGATACGGTGTTATTGCCAATGAATTTATCAAGGCGATCAATGCCGGGTATAACTCGTCTCTGCCGCAGGTAGATCCGAACAAATATTCAGGAGTTAAATTCCCGTAA
- a CDS encoding OmpP1/FadL family transporter, which produces MKKILVSTALLAGVLSYAGGFRVSLQGVKQLAMAHTSAHAEDASVTFFNPAGMSFIPSKLSVVAGGFGASNKVTFQNLNTLQSTETDNPIGTPIYAAITYKPIEKLSVGFSFSTPFGSTIKWPENWEGKELVQKMELKSFYFQPMVSVKLADWVSFGASYIYARGKVDWDKAVTQFNGQVNINDEKATGHGYGFGFYFRPDPKLDVSIAYRSAIDMKAKNGTATFKFPTQTPYSLLKLNAAGQDGFSATLPLVEEYTIGLTYKITPKWLVSADFNYHGWERYSKLTLDFDNAPIGNQADPTVLVNPKNFRNSKTFRLGTQYAFSNIIYGRLGGYYDESPYSDDHFIPETPSYDTFVVTGGLGFKLKQFGIDVAGGYAMPKARDVNNANIGLYGQSKATAFYFGLGLSYNPF; this is translated from the coding sequence ATGAAAAAAATATTAGTATCAACTGCTTTATTGGCGGGCGTTTTATCTTACGCAGGAGGCTTCAGAGTTTCTCTGCAGGGGGTAAAACAGTTGGCGATGGCACATACTAGTGCTCATGCCGAAGATGCGAGTGTGACATTCTTCAACCCGGCAGGTATGTCATTTATCCCTTCTAAACTGAGTGTAGTGGCAGGAGGATTTGGTGCAAGTAATAAAGTTACTTTTCAAAATTTGAATACTTTACAAAGTACAGAAACAGATAATCCTATAGGGACACCGATCTATGCAGCGATTACTTATAAACCAATAGAAAAACTTTCGGTAGGTTTCAGTTTCTCTACACCATTCGGAAGTACAATCAAATGGCCTGAAAACTGGGAAGGAAAAGAGCTGGTACAGAAAATGGAACTGAAAAGTTTCTACTTCCAGCCGATGGTCTCTGTGAAACTGGCGGATTGGGTGTCTTTCGGTGCAAGCTATATCTACGCAAGAGGAAAAGTAGACTGGGATAAAGCTGTAACGCAGTTCAACGGACAAGTAAATATCAATGATGAGAAAGCAACCGGACACGGATACGGATTTGGTTTCTATTTCAGACCTGATCCTAAATTGGATGTAAGTATTGCTTACCGTTCAGCGATTGATATGAAAGCTAAGAACGGAACAGCTACATTCAAATTTCCTACACAGACTCCTTATTCCCTGCTGAAACTGAATGCTGCAGGACAGGACGGCTTCTCTGCAACCCTGCCATTGGTAGAAGAATATACAATAGGTTTAACGTATAAAATAACTCCGAAATGGTTGGTTTCTGCAGACTTTAATTACCACGGATGGGAGCGATACAGCAAACTTACATTAGACTTTGATAATGCTCCTATCGGGAACCAGGCTGATCCGACAGTACTTGTGAATCCTAAAAACTTCAGAAACTCCAAAACATTCAGATTGGGAACCCAATATGCATTCTCTAATATCATCTATGGACGTTTAGGAGGTTATTATGACGAGTCTCCTTATTCTGATGACCACTTTATTCCGGAAACACCATCCTATGACACATTTGTAGTTACCGGCGGGCTTGGGTTTAAGCTGAAGCAGTTCGGAATTGATGTGGCAGGAGGATATGCAATGCCTAAAGCAAGAGACGTAAATAATGCTAATATCGGACTTTACGGACAGTCGAAGGCAACTGCATTCTACTTTGGTCTAGGTTTATCTTATAACCCTTTTTAA
- a CDS encoding PSP1 domain-containing protein: protein MSCGCKTSGDSAHSCGPKKTANGCENVNTCGNSYKLSVFDWLSNINNPAPNRCDFVEVRFKNDRKSFYKNVNNIPLHIGSVVTVESSPGHDVGVVSLTGELVKIQMKKKKFSEELALKIYRQANQKDLEVWQEVRKKEDSVKLEARKIAGRLGLEMKVTDVEYQGDSSKITFYYTADTRVDFRQLIKDYAGAFRTKIDMKQIGFRQEAAKVGGIGSCGRELCCSTWLTDFRSVNTNVARYQQLSINPQKLAGQCGKLKCCLNYELDSYLDALSNFPSSSTTLETEKGKAFCIKIDVFKKKMWFAYVENSIAWYDFDIDLVKKLISKNKRGEKTLPLEDLKQPDAPLQSIDLIQENNVDRFEKKNRNNRNRNNNQNKGNNNQQGQGQKRNRPEKQERNERSEKTENQNTSSHSGNQPRQQKPQQQKAPVEKVKAETHSDPEQKPQNNPNKKKFKKKFPPKKDKNA, encoded by the coding sequence ATGAGTTGTGGATGTAAAACATCCGGCGATTCTGCACATTCTTGTGGTCCTAAAAAAACCGCAAATGGCTGTGAAAATGTAAATACCTGCGGGAATAGTTATAAATTAAGTGTTTTTGACTGGCTTTCTAACATCAACAATCCAGCGCCTAACAGGTGCGATTTTGTAGAAGTTAGATTTAAAAATGACAGAAAATCGTTTTATAAGAATGTAAATAATATTCCTTTACATATAGGCAGTGTAGTTACAGTAGAATCTAGTCCGGGACACGATGTAGGCGTCGTAAGCCTTACGGGAGAATTAGTAAAGATTCAGATGAAAAAGAAAAAGTTTTCTGAAGAATTGGCACTCAAAATATACAGACAGGCCAACCAAAAAGATCTAGAGGTATGGCAGGAAGTAAGAAAAAAAGAGGACAGTGTAAAGCTTGAAGCGAGAAAAATCGCCGGAAGACTGGGCCTTGAAATGAAAGTCACTGATGTAGAATATCAGGGTGATTCTTCGAAGATCACATTTTATTATACCGCTGATACCCGGGTGGATTTCAGACAGTTGATCAAAGATTACGCAGGAGCTTTCCGTACCAAAATCGATATGAAACAGATCGGTTTCAGACAGGAGGCTGCCAAAGTAGGCGGAATCGGGTCTTGCGGGCGTGAACTTTGCTGTTCCACATGGCTTACAGACTTCAGATCTGTCAATACCAATGTAGCAAGATACCAGCAACTGAGTATCAACCCTCAAAAGCTGGCAGGGCAGTGTGGTAAGCTTAAATGCTGTCTGAACTATGAGCTTGACAGCTATTTAGATGCATTAAGCAACTTCCCTTCTTCTTCAACCACTCTGGAAACAGAAAAAGGAAAAGCATTCTGTATCAAAATTGATGTTTTCAAAAAGAAAATGTGGTTTGCCTATGTGGAAAACTCCATTGCATGGTATGACTTTGATATTGACCTTGTTAAAAAACTGATTTCAAAAAACAAAAGAGGTGAAAAAACACTTCCTTTGGAAGACCTGAAACAGCCGGACGCTCCTCTTCAGAGCATTGACCTGATTCAGGAAAATAATGTAGACCGTTTCGAAAAGAAAAACAGAAACAACAGAAACAGGAACAACAACCAGAATAAAGGCAACAATAACCAGCAGGGACAAGGGCAGAAAAGGAACAGACCTGAAAAACAGGAAAGGAATGAGCGTTCTGAAAAAACAGAAAATCAGAATACCAGTTCCCATTCCGGAAATCAGCCAAGACAGCAGAAACCACAGCAGCAAAAAGCTCCGGTGGAAAAAGTAAAAGCTGAAACCCATTCTGATCCGGAACAGAAGCCACAAAACAACCCGAACAAGAAGAAGTTTAAAAAGAAATTTCCTCCCAAAAAAGATAAAAATGCGTAA